The genomic interval TCATCGTGTTGCGGGGCTATCCTGGGTATCAGTGTCCGCTGTGCAGCAAACAGGTTTCATCGATCGCCAATCGCGCCAAAGCCTTGGGGCAACAGGCGAAGCGTGTGATACTAGTGTATCCCGGCGAAGCGACGTTGTTGGAGCGGCACGCGGAAGAGTTTGTGGGATCGCGATCGCTGCCCGAGCCGCTGGTCATGGTGCGAGATCCGGGAATGAGAATGATCGAATCCTGGGGGCTGCGTTGGGACGCACCACGCGAGACGGCTTACCCTGCAACCTACGTGATCCAAAAGAACGGTCGGGTGGCTTGGAGCAAGGTCAGCAAGTCACACGCAGGACGCAGCACGGTGGACGAGATTTTGGCGGCACTGAAGAAGCTGTAATCGGACAACAGACAAGCAAGGAATTCACACTTGAACGAACGCATACACATTGTTGGGATCGGTGACGATGGCTTGGACGGATTGACCGGTCATGCACGTCGGCTGGTCAGCGAAGCCGAGGTGTTGATCGGCAATCAGGCGATGTTGGACAAAGTGACGGACGGAGATTCCGTCGACGATGGGGTTCAACGAATCGCTGTGGACGGAACGTTGGATGCGCTGACGAAAAAGCTTGCTGGTCTGGACGGCAAACGTGCGGTGCTGTTGGCCGGCGGTGATCCGCTGTTCTATGGCATCGCCAAGTTCTTAACGGATTCGTTGGGCAAGGAGCGATTCGAAGTCGTCCCGAACGTCAGCAGCATGCAATTGGCGTTCGCCCGTGTAAAAGAAAGCTGGGACGATGCCTACCTGACCAATTTGGCGATCGCTCCGTTGGATCGTGTCGTGGACACGATTCGCACCGCGGATCGTGTCGGATTGTTCACCACAGAAGCTATCCCGCCAAGGGCTGTCGCCGAAGCGCTGTTGGATCGACGGATCGATTATTTCAACGCCTATGTTTGCGAAAATCTGGGCACACCGAACGAAACGGTGACCCAAGGTG from Stieleria varia carries:
- a CDS encoding redoxin family protein, with protein sequence MMFKTSRLIAPRLIVCCLTITLSALTSYPVSAQNTAEKTPTLADGDKAPDFELPLVGSDDYLTLKDAIADGPAVVIVLRGYPGYQCPLCSKQVSSIANRAKALGQQAKRVILVYPGEATLLERHAEEFVGSRSLPEPLVMVRDPGMRMIESWGLRWDAPRETAYPATYVIQKNGRVAWSKVSKSHAGRSTVDEILAALKKL